The Saccharopolyspora gloriosae genome has a segment encoding these proteins:
- a CDS encoding DUF6292 family protein has translation MNHEVLDQQVRERTREKMSLASTIVGYLDEVRAAAEVLEIPVSNSKAVTSEARLEVELDHAPDLRVGWTPYQGWYYRTDQDDVYYRVGSETDAASLMPEASAVAGWLQLLSTGNRDGHADAPEELDPEDQALVERLVTFGGGADPHSPD, from the coding sequence ATGAACCATGAGGTGTTGGACCAACAGGTCAGAGAGCGCACCCGCGAGAAGATGAGCTTGGCCTCAACGATCGTCGGGTATCTGGACGAAGTGCGCGCAGCCGCGGAGGTGCTCGAAATACCGGTGTCGAACTCGAAAGCGGTCACCAGCGAGGCCCGCCTCGAAGTGGAACTGGATCACGCGCCCGACCTCCGGGTGGGGTGGACCCCGTATCAGGGTTGGTATTACCGGACGGATCAGGACGACGTGTACTACCGGGTCGGAAGTGAGACCGATGCCGCTTCGCTGATGCCCGAAGCTTCGGCCGTGGCCGGGTGGCTGCAACTGCTGAGCACCGGCAACCGCGACGGACACGCGGACGCTCCGGAAGAGCTCGACCCCGAAGACCAAGCCTTGGTGGAACGCCTGGTGACCTTCGGCGGGGGAGCGGACCCGCACTCGCCGGACTGA
- a CDS encoding EF-hand domain-containing protein, translated as MAEEPTNDEATDVTRRSVLPGTAGLAAGAVSGMAMAGGAEAAPKPDAATTIAAAERLAASQDSYLRRKQLWMFEVLDDDGDGAVTPADTMQFAHRLARLTGHAEDSPRAQQMEATVNRIWHALVVKPAWVPDPKRLDREQFVTVMANSVAETPDKTLQYIGVVTNLAFAMADEDQDGRVTRNDGIRLVTDVLRVEPQHAEHAWTVVDADQNGYLGYAEVLMAVTDFIISTDPQALGNLALGRI; from the coding sequence GTGGCTGAAGAACCGACGAACGACGAAGCGACGGACGTGACCCGGAGATCGGTACTGCCTGGCACCGCGGGGCTGGCGGCAGGGGCCGTGTCCGGCATGGCGATGGCGGGCGGGGCGGAGGCCGCGCCGAAGCCGGACGCGGCGACCACGATCGCGGCCGCGGAGCGGCTGGCGGCATCCCAGGACTCGTACCTGCGGCGCAAGCAGCTGTGGATGTTCGAGGTGCTCGACGACGACGGCGACGGCGCGGTGACGCCCGCGGACACGATGCAGTTCGCGCACCGCCTGGCGCGGTTGACCGGGCACGCCGAGGACTCGCCGCGCGCGCAGCAGATGGAAGCGACGGTGAACCGGATCTGGCACGCGCTGGTGGTCAAGCCCGCCTGGGTGCCGGACCCGAAGCGGCTGGACCGGGAGCAGTTCGTCACCGTGATGGCGAACAGCGTGGCGGAAACACCGGACAAGACGCTGCAGTACATCGGTGTGGTCACGAACCTGGCGTTCGCGATGGCGGACGAAGATCAGGACGGGCGGGTCACCCGCAACGACGGGATCCGACTCGTCACGGACGTGTTGCGCGTCGAACCGCAGCACGCCGAACACGCGTGGACCGTGGTGGACGCCGACCAGAACGGGTACCTCGGGTACGCGGAGGTCTTGATGGCGGTGACCGACTTCATCATCAGCACGGACCCGCAGGCGCTCGGCAACCTCGCGCTCGGTCGTATCTGA
- a CDS encoding stage II sporulation protein M yields the protein MRENVRAYLIINAAAYGLIIIGFAIGLGFPELHAARSASLEADGTGDLVRWLVNTPPLFALTILAVNVFRLSLLTIALPSLVVPFAGLAFFGYWAVETGVTLVPISPPGWVALIPHSLTLVIEIQAYVLLLLGAYLLGRCWLFPRAFGAKNRRQGYVRGLKRIGLLALPALALLIVGAVWEAYSLRYFVHPLSRLLL from the coding sequence ATGCGCGAGAACGTGCGCGCTTACCTCATCATCAACGCGGCCGCTTACGGCCTCATCATCATCGGGTTCGCGATCGGCCTCGGCTTCCCCGAACTCCACGCGGCGCGGTCCGCGTCCCTGGAAGCGGACGGCACCGGCGATTTGGTGCGCTGGCTGGTGAACACTCCGCCGCTGTTCGCGCTCACGATCCTCGCCGTCAACGTTTTCCGGCTCAGCCTGCTGACCATCGCGCTGCCGTCCCTCGTCGTGCCCTTCGCCGGACTCGCGTTCTTCGGCTACTGGGCGGTCGAGACCGGCGTCACGTTGGTTCCGATCTCCCCTCCAGGGTGGGTGGCGCTCATTCCCCACTCGTTGACCCTCGTCATCGAGATCCAGGCCTACGTGCTCCTTCTGCTCGGCGCGTACCTCCTGGGCAGGTGCTGGTTGTTCCCCCGCGCTTTCGGTGCGAAGAACCGGCGCCAGGGCTACGTCCGAGGCCTGAAACGGATCGGACTGCTGGCGCTGCCCGCGCTCGCGCTGCTCATCGTCGGGGCGGTGTGGGAGGCGTACTCACTGCGGTATTTCGTGCACCCGCTCAGCCGGCTGCTGCTGTGA